A segment of the Zingiber officinale cultivar Zhangliang chromosome 8B, Zo_v1.1, whole genome shotgun sequence genome:
CAGCTGATTCTGTGGCATGGAAGTCATTTGATGATCTGCATAAAGATTTTTCCATTGAACCTCGAAATGTACGACTTGGTCTTGCTAGTGATGGTTTCCAACCATTTACTCATTCAAAAAATTCATACAGCATTTGGCCAGTAATACTCATTCCATACAATTTGCctccatggatgtgcatgaaagaatCTAATTTTATTCTTTCAAGTCTCATACCAGGTCCTGAGGGTCCAGGAGATGCTATCGATGTCTATCTTAAACCTTTGATAGAAGAGTTGAAGGAGTTGTGGGAACTAGGCGTCGAAACATTTGATGTTTCAACTCGCCAAAATTTTAAATTGCATGCATCTTTATTGTGggcaatcaatgattttcctgcatacgGTAATCTATCTGGTTGGAGTACCAAAGGTAAGATGACATGTCCTTGTTGTAACAAAGATACTTGTTCTATGAGGTTAGCTAATAGTAAAAAAGCAATGTTATATGGATCATCGACGTTATCTTCATAGCAACCATAAatggagaaaaaaataaaagtttgttTGATGGAACTAAAGAGGTAAGACAACCGCCACTTTCACTTTCAGGTGGTGATGTGCTTGCTCAAGTGAATGACCTTGAAGGAATCATCTTGACTAAAGATGTTAAAAGAAAGGTGAAAATATCACATGAAAAAAGAGGTGATAATTAGAATAAGAAAAGTATTTTCTTTGAACTTCCGTATTGGAGTTCTCTTTTGTTAAGACACAATCtggatgtgatgcacattgaaaagaaCATATGTGAGAATATAATCAAGACAATTATGAATACGAAGGGGAGGACTAAGGACAATGTCCAAGCTCGTCTTGATTTGGAAGCTATGAAAATTAGACCAGATTTGCATCTAATTCGTAAGGGGGATAAGCTTGAGCTGCCCATTGCATCCTACACTTTATCTACAGAGGAGAAACACTTGTTTTGCTTATTTTTTAAGCAATTAAGAGTCTCAGATGGGTTTTCATCTAATATTTCTCAAAGTGTTAACATGAAAGAACACAAAATCTCAAGTTTAAAAAGTCATGATTTTCATGTCCTTTTACAACATCTACTTCCTCTTGGGATACGTGGCCTCCTCCCTCAAGCAGTGTGTGAACCACTCATTGAGTTGTCTTTATTCTTTACTAGTTTGTGTGCTAAAACATTGAAGGCAGATGAGTTACAAAAAATTGAATCTCAAATTCCAATTACTCTTTGCAAGTTGGAACAAATTTTTCTCCCTTCTTTTTTGTATGTGATGATCCATTTGTTTGTTCATTTGGCTAATGAGGCTAAAATTGGTGGTCCTGTCCAATATCGATGGATGTACCCTATTGAGTGTATGTTGTATGAGTTAAAACAACTTATTCGCAACATGGCTCGTCCGAAAGGCTCAATAGCAGAGGGCTATATAGCAAAAGAGTGTATGACTCTTTGCTCAAGATATTTGAAAGACAATAAGACAAAATTTAATAGACTTTAGCAAAACTGTGACAATAGCTTTCATAAATATGAAGGTGAAATATCCATATTTTCACATTGTGGGCGGGCCTTAGGAGGTGGTACAAGTTGTATTCTCGATGATGATGAATGGAAGAAAgctcatatatatattttagagAATTGCGATGAAGTACAACCTTTCCTCGAGTAAGCTTccatatgttggatcgagaagcgctagagggagaggggggggggggtgaatagcgctcgtggctttcactcgtttagGATTCGTAAAAACAacgagtaatgcagcggaaataagaaacaaacacagaagacccaagtggttttactttgttcggagccttgggcgactcctactccaagacccacgcttgttgagtgtttactttgggcaatcactaaaatATCGTGAATGAGTACAAGTAGGAATAAGTACAACTGAAAttgaaacaataccgacaacagagTAATAGTAAATgaagcttcgggtcatcgggGACTGCAACAGCACTATAGCGTTGACTCTTGAGCAGCAGATTAGTAAGAGATAGCTTCTGAATTGTTGAAATCAAGTGCTGCTCGAatccctcttttatacagtgttggaggcgcctccaagcctgtccaaggcgcctccagcccgtcgagtcgcacgggtggatcagcacAGACCGGGTCAAAccttatctggttcaaggcgccttcaagcctcctcaaggcaccttccagccttgGTCCGAGGCACCTTCAGTCCAaattaaggcgcctccagctcctctggacaggtGGCTTCggtttgcacccgaggtgcctccaagctccatggaggcgcctcggacactgttcctccgaggctaaactctagtttttggctctgcaaaacatgttagtctacaaacacatcctgcaaaaccaagttagcacagatattaatcaatataatattctgacagtcttcggactgtccgggtctgacttcggattttcaaccgaaaatcctaagtcgacccgacgcctactgttccctctgcggggaacgcgtcctcacctagtccgctcaggagatttacctgttgccagtacgatcctccagatcgactggacttttgctcggcgctcgatgcttccagactttctgctggactcccacttcccggctcgtccagtcttccacctggttcgcgacaccaggactttccacctagggttaccaccccctaggagttTTGCCTGAATccctcgactcgccaagactttccgcatagggttaccgccccctatgacctagggttaccaccccctagggtttttcacttgcctaaccgcagctaggactttcctgaaacactcaatcatacacattagataacaattaagcttaactttgaatctctttgccattatcaaaactaaggtttgatcgtcggatgcttcccgcaccaaccccatatatatatttattatggcCAATCAAGCTTCACAAGTGTTTTAtgtcattgataacatcaataaAGGTTGGCATGTTGTTGTTAAGACACAACCTCGAGATGTATATGAGATGCCATAACCAACAGAGGATGAAAGCAATAATGCCCGTGAATGAAATATGTATGATGAAGATTGCATCTCATATATCCATTTGAGATATATGTCCGTGGATGAAGTCCGTATGATGAAGATTATTCTGTAGGTGGATTTACGCCAGTTCGATGTATTTTTTGTGGTTTTGTTGGTGGGTTGCATGTCTTcacaatcaaacaaataaaaaagTAGTGTCAACTTATCATATTTGTTTTTTTAATGATATTCTCATTTGATAAATGTCTATTtttttatgtgtgagtggctcaTTTTATATTTTTACTATTTGTACTAATATGTTCATGCTATCCATGGATTTGTAGTAACAGGCGTTGACCATGTGATTTGTCCATGTGAAGCATTTGAATGTGATAGGCAAGTTGATCTTTTTGTAATTGTGAGGGCATGGATTGAATGTGAATTATTTGTGCATGTATTGTGAGTGCGCAATCCGTGGATTTGAATGTGAGTGCATGGATCTATGGATTTGAATGTGAGTGGATGGATTGAATGTTAATTGTTGGTGCATGGATTGTGAGTGCACAATCTGTGGATTGAATGTGAGTGCATGGATTGTAATTCGTGGATTTGAATGTGAATTGTTTATTTATAATCAATTTAAACCAATTCTCATATGATTTGTTTATTTGAAATTCGTGGATTTAAATGCCCATTTATTTGAATGTGATAGACAAGCATTTGAGTTGATGTGTTTGAAATCTGTGAATTGTGACCATATTCTCATTTGATAGCTCATTTGATAAATATATCTATTTTTTTATGTGTGAGTTGTTTATTTATTCGGGctcatttcatatttttattatttgtacTAATATGTTACATTGCTTCTCTTAACAGATGAAACCAATGCTTACAAAAAGCAGTGTAGGTAACATTCAAAAGCCTGTAAAATTTTTTGCACCTGGTAAGTTGGCCAAGGAGCGTGGATATAGACATAGAACGAGGCATGTTGGAGATTCTACTGGTACTTTCAATTTTGCTAACCtagtattttagatttttttctagAGTTTTAGTGATTCATATAATTATATCATTCTTTAATTATCCAGGAAATGCATCAGCCTACAAGAGTATAGGGGGAAATGCATCTGCCTACAAAAGTATAGGGGGAATTCGAAGGCTACAAGTTGGAGAGAAAAAAGCACAATACATCGGTAATCAAGGAAGAATTGGTAAACCTCTAAACACTCATGGCGAACGGCTCAGAAGACCATCATCCCATGGCATTTTATATATTCATTTTCTATATGATTCTCATGCATAGATCTTCTAGTAGTATGATTGTGGATCGATATCCCTCTTCTCCTCGTTCTCTCCAACATCACTATACTTACTCTTTTGCGTTACCACTgatctaatttgatatttttaatcCTGAATTTATGTTATTTAATGTGGAATAATACGTGTAGAATTAATTagtctgttatatatatatatatatgtttgttgtAGATCTCTGAAAAGATTCGGTGTTGGATTGTTTGATGATAGAACATGAATTTTCTCCTAACCTTATAAATTCTaggaatgaaataagaactcaaatagagaaaaaaacaaaaacatataagcatggatCTTCGTTTTTCGAGAATATGGCATAAATACATAACATAATGACAAAAAACCTAATTGAAGAGTCATATTTTTGTCCTTTAGCGTCGTCTAGAAGATCCtgaggaagaagaagtggaagcaAACGGGGAGGATCTTCCAAGGGGCTTAGGTGATGATAGCGCAAAAAAACTTCTTGTCATTGGAAACAAGAAACTAAGTCAAGATGATACCCTAAACCCTTAGGGacctcccctttatataggaaTCCAATTCGTTATCAGCCCATAGATAATAATGGATTGGGCTAAAGAGTTCCACACATTAAACCCACATCCAATAACCCGAAACCTAATAAccttaagttagatcacttaatgGATTCGGTATCGTAAGTCTCTTAAATCACATGTGAGTCCACCTTAAAGGATATTAAATCCAACAATCCCCCGCTTGGGTTATATGTGATTATAGACACGAATGTAACTTTTTGATAACATACTTTATGGGTACAAGATCACCCCTTTAAACAATCTGGTCCATTAAGTTCATTGATATaagactaaagaggtcataactACTATATATGACTATAACAAGCTctaacagtaatcacaataccaatgctATTAATAATATAGATCAAGATGTTAATGTGTAGAGTGGaattacatgaaatatgatcaatacatgtcaattttcaactggtcctaaGTCACAATAAGAATCTGATTCATTATTGTAACTACTCTAAATGTGCGTACTCCCAAAACATGTTTCAATTATGAATTATTTAGTTCTTAGTCCTTTTGAAAAGAAGAGACTTTTCATTAATTTTTGGCCCAACATTGTGGAAAAACAAATGAAGATGAGAAGTTAGGTTAAACAACGGGGAAAAAAATTCCATTCCCATAGGGCCTTCTCGGGGCACAGCTTGGCGATGTAGCCAGTTGACTTGTAAATATAGCAGTTCTCTTCGGGGGCATCCCTGGGACCTGAGTGGGTGCTTCCTCAGACTTGAATTCTACTCTTCTTCCTGAAGTCGCCACCCGTCTTCCTCTTCTTCGTCCCCTTCTCTGCCTTGGGGACCGAAGTGGTGGCATCCTCTGGTCAGGGATTCACCTCCTCGAACCTCTTCCGCACCTCCTTCTGCCTCTTGCTCACCATCGCTCCCCCTTCGATCTCTCGAGCAAGTCGGCGAGAAGCAACTCCTCCCTAAGTGAAGGGTTTAGCAAGAGAGATTGTATTCATTGGTTCCTTCCCGAACCCTTTTAAATAAACAAGATTCGTTAATTCAACCGGTGCGGGTTGGAGGATTCTGTACCAATTAATCGGGCTCGagttaaattgtaattattatagctttaaagggtatttttgtctTCTTACAATTTTATGAACAACTTGTTTCTAATTAAGGGGAAGATATTTCTCGATTTATTGTAAATTTCAAATATAATACCTCTATAAATAAAATGTCTATCTACCATCTAATGCTATCATGGCATTAGAACTCATTTCTATCTTTTATACTAGTTTATAATGTctaatttttcctccaaatgtgACACGTAATAAAGGATATTGGTCTTCTAGACTGCCCACCACGAGTACTTTCTGATTTACCATAACGGCCAGTAGAAAACTTTCGTGAGGTCAAGTCGGACCGGTTGCCCCAGATTTGATATTACCtaacctaattaatttttttatatattgacTAATTCTGAGGTGGATGATCCGAGTTCATATTTTAGCAAATTTGGGAAGTAAGGTAGCTCCTGATATGATGTCCAACATCACTAGTTGTTCAAACATGGTATACATACGATGTGTGAGTTTTGAACTTTAATTGTTGTTTGAGAAAATCACTCTGTCATTTACCACATGCTCCTTTGGTCTCCTTCAAATTGAAGTATATATAAGGCATTATCAAATATGTACATCATAAATGATTCCTAAATCATGtggctcatttgatttagtttaaattCATGCAATTATCCCAAATGGAATTTTCATTATATTCTCACACTTTACAGGTAACATCGGGCATGAGGCGACCAGTCTAGTCCTATTGAAATTTTTTATCGGTTAAATCGGGAAGTACTTATGACGAATGGCTCAGAAGATCAATATCTCGTGATGTTTTATATATTCATGTTCTATATGATTCTCATGCATAGATCTTCTAGTAGTATGATTGTGGATCAATATTCCTCTTCTCCTCGTTCTCTCCATCATCACTATACTTACTCTTTTGCGTTACCACTGatctaatttggtattttaatCTTGAATTTATGTTATTTGATGtggaattaatatatatatatatacctcgtTCTCTCCATCATCACTATACTTACTCTTTTGCGTTGCCACTGatctaatttggtattttaatCTTGAATTTATGTTATTTGATgtgaaattaatatatatatatatatatatatatatatatatatatatatatatatatatatatatatatatattcatttgtTGTGAGCTAGTACccaacggtactccacatatgtactcgatcacgagctacatgatttgttgctcctgaatctataatccacaaaagaTAAGAATCAGCAAACAACATTGAACTACCAACATAATGTTCATGGAAAAAAGATAAACATGGATTTACCTTTTTTGGCTCAGTACAATCCcaagcaaaatgacccttcttgccacagttatagcaagtcagctttctcttaggtttttgtccatatttcttccctttctttttgATTTGGTCTTGCCCAGCAACAGCACCAGcttcttttcccttttcctttcctctcttaaaccatcttttcttattcttagaaccagaaccttcagctacaaaagcttgactaaAAATCCTTACTAAGTATATTCTCTTCGCCTCAAGTTCGACATGgcatgagacatcagtgaaaatcttgatacttttactgtgTATAAGGTTCTATTTTATCATTTTCCAAGAATTAAAAAGGGAACAAATTACTGCTTGAACctattgttcatcagtcaacttaTGACCAACAGTCTTTAGCTCCTGAATCATATTAGTCATTTCCCTCATATGTTGGGTCTTGGTGACATTTGGGCACTTTTTGTAATTAtcaaatttaattgtcagctAACGAAGCTTActgagacttactccactgtacttctctctaggGGTTGACCAGACAGCATGAGCCAatggtaatgactcatactcaaataccaagtTGTTTACCATTGACCTAATCAATATTAACTTAACAGTAGACATCAAGGTCACATTTGTGTTGTGTTGTAGAATCATCAGCAGGTTcttccatgaactgatttagagCCTCTAGAACTTTtttttcctcaagaacatattgtatcttaaagtgtcagattttatagttatccccTTATAATTTCTCTCTATTATTAAATTTAGCTATGATATTCTTATTtgtcatgatctaacataaataaacacattatttaataATTCAGTGTCTTTCACATGTAtataatttatgtttaatttaatattaatttaagttGGCTTACAAAATCAAGTGGCAACTACATTTCCATTCATCATTTGTATAATCTAATCTAACCAACATTAATCAATACTATTATACATATCTCATCAAATGAACAAATCATGAAATAAACTCATCATTTAAATGAATTAATCATTCTTTTAAGATGGTTAACACATAacatttcttttcttgtttgttaACGTATAACATAATATTTCATAAAGTAGTAATGTTCATACATAACAATAGTTTCTACTAcatgattttattaaatttaattggctaatattgttcatacataatgacagTAACAACAACACTCTAATCAGCTAGATAAGCTAGCACCGCTGCtactaggacaaacactagtataGCGGTCAACACTATTCCTTTCATCTTAGACTCAATTAGGACAATCTTAGGTACACTAGTTTCAAGATTCTCTATTGGATAGATATTCAGATCCTCTTATGGATCCTCCTTAAACTTTTCAGGATCCTCTTGATCCACATGGTGAAGTAGCTCCACATGGTGAAGTAGCTTCACACACAATTGTGCATATGAGATTCACCTTTCAGAGAGCTCCCATAAATGGTGTGCTACTTCATTGAGGTGTATCGGTGGCAATTGGACCAAATCCCAGATCCTATAATTATCTAGGATTAGAAACTCTTCCTGTTAGAGCTTCTAACAGTCGAGCGAGACATCCAATATATACTCTGAGTCCGTAAAATGGATCATACTCTATCTCCTCAATCTCCTCCCTCAACTCATTCCGTCGCACATCACGACGGATCATTGTGCATACCATCCATGAcatataaaattgaaaataataatattagTACAAAACTGATAAATCAGCAACAAAATCGGTTCCTTTCAATTCACACATATGCATAGAACTAATACATAGAATccataaataaataagaaaaactaactttctttatttgaggaGCTCTAATGGACTGACACATTGGACTGATCAATTGAGAAATTGAATCCTGAACTTGGTCCATTGTTCTCGTTAGAACTAATATAATCGGACAGGGATGTCTTACCTATTATTGTTTAACCTAAGCTCATTTACGTCTAAACTAGATTTATTGATCAAATTAATGTTTATTTGATCAATCCTAGCTCATTAgacaatttgacctaattttgaCCAAATCTGACCTATGAGAACAAATCTAGTCCACTTGATCAAATCTGGAAAGGTCCAGTCCAATTAGATTCAATGTGGTCTGATTGAATCAAACTGATCTGGTTAAATCAACCAATTGTTTGAACCGGATTGGGGTCTAAAAGAACTAACCTGATCTAGTTAAACCAACCAATGATTTAAACTAGACTTCAGTCTAATTGGACCAAACTGATCTGGTTAAACTAACTAATGGTTTGAACCAGACCGGAATCTCAATGACCCAATTATTCAAGTCCATGCCCaattaattgaaatattaaaaaataaaatttaatttctaatttaattgaaTCATGAAATAATTAAACTATTTTCTTGCAACatgtattaattaaaattttgcactAACGCTACTTGGCATTAATTTCAACATGCATGagtttcaaaagttttttttttcatgcatTAATAAACCTTAGTTTAATGCATTAATAATAAACTTAatagttggaaaaaaaaaaaactttgccgAAACATATGCACTAAACTTAATACTTGGTACGAAATCTAATGCTTCTGTTTTTGTTCGCTATCACCTACGTCACTTTTCTCTTCTCTGTCGCCAACACCCACGCCGCCATCACCTCCAACCCCCTTCGTCCGTTGATCATAATAGGAGGACTGACCTCCTATTCGTCCATTACTAGAAATGAAGACAAACTCCGTGGTTATCATCTACTGCTCTCGGGGTTCGGCGATGGAGTAAATCGCGATTGTGCCTAGTGACAGGCCTAACGGCGGTGGAATCCGATAAAGCAAACTGCGTCAATGATTCCTCCAGCAATGAACATGTGCATACCATTCGAACAGACCTATTGGCATATCTTGCATAGATCCTTTTATAGTAACATGATCTATAAGCATAAGAGATCTTATGCTTTgatctaaatgcatgaaatacATAAATACGAATTTGTAAAACTCATAGTGATCTCCCGTAGTATTTCTTAATCTTCGCTTATCATCGAAAGTAAGGGTGTTCATTTGGATGAGTTCAGGTTATTTGGATTATTCGGTTTGGGTTattcaaattttataattttctaaatccGACCAAGAATCAAACTGAATTACCCGAAACTAATTCGGGTTATTTAGTTCGGTACCAATTAACCCATTTTTTCCATtttgaattttcaatatttttcaaataaataaactccaaataatttatatttacaaataaataaactctaaattttataaaatagtttcattcaatataagaaaaaaatacCTACATATTTTAAAGATTccaaatattatattaaaaaaaatataaaatatatattaattcctTATTCGGGTTTTGGCCGAGTTATTTGGATGAGAAGCTATCCAAAATCAAATCATTAACTCAATTAATATTTCGGATCAGTTCATTCAACCGACCCAAATTTCATTTACCCAAACCAAATAACCCAAATGTTATTTGGATCGGGCGGATTAATGGATTAACCCGAATAATGAACATCCCTAATTGAAAGAACAATCTCAAACGAATCAGGAAGTTCTTCAAGatttcacaaaccaaatctcaAGTCTTCTCTTGTGTTCTTCTTTCACTCTTATGATCAACTCCTTTAGATTGCTTTGGACTAGGGTGTAGAAGGTCTCTTCCCCTTCATTGATGGAGGAAGGTGAATGGATTGGAAGAGGAAGAGGCTCATCTTCCTAACttcaacaaaatatatatatatatatatatataattcctcCCATGACAATGAAGATGAGAATGTTTCTGGATTGGTGTGGATAtaccattttcttttctttaaagcTTCCATTGCCTTTCGATTTCACATATTTGTTGTAGATTTCCGAAAAGATCCTGTATTGTCGCTTGAATCTTTTGTCGATTCATATGCGATAGCGTGATCTTGAGGAGGATTGAAAATCTTCTACTTTGATCATTTACTCCTGAGGTTGGTCCCTCTCGAATTGAAGTATATATAGGTCATTGTCAACTATGTGCATCATAAACCAATCGATCGTAACCATGTGGCTCATTCGATCTAGTTTAGGCGGCAATTCGAAATTCATAGACATGTTACTCAGAGTTCTAACAGATCATTCACTAGTGCTCAAATCATCATCACCATTACAGGCATTTACCTATTACTCTCTGCAGTGCTCTCTTTATCATCCCTGGTGAGGCCTCACTGGTGCTCCTGAGCTGCATTCGACACCAAGAGGCAATCAATTGGTAATCCAACCGAAAACTACAGAATGTAATCCACTGCATTTACCTTGCATTTGATCGTCAAAGCAAGCGCACCCTCGACGATCGAGGACTGCATCGAGACAGGATCCAAGTGGAAATTGCCTATAGATTCGACGATCTCAAGCAACAGGCATTCCCTCCAGGGGCAATGCATCACCACTGCAACCTCCTTTTTGTTGAAGGTAACATTGACATCGATAGGGCCTTCTTTGGATAGCACCCAGTGGTGCTCCCCTTCTGCTTCGAGGAGGTCAGCTTTACGCTTGTGCGCCGACCGCTTCCTGCCAACAATGGTGATCTCTTTGTTGCCATAGTTGTCAGATGTTCTTTCTGCTACATCATCAGGATGCTTACTTCTGTCTTCAGTGTCAAGATCCTCTGATGACTTCCGGCACGATTCTAGCTCTTGCACTCTTTTCTCAAGATCTTTCAGGTAATCAATTGTGTCGCCAAGGATAGATGCCTTGTCAACCTAATGAAGAAAGATGGAGCAGCAATTGACTTCTCTAACACTAGTGACTATATTGTTATGAAATACAGATGGAGGCTTTGAGAAAGCTATAGGATCACCTTGCTAATGGAAGGAACCAACGATTGCAAAAGCACGAATTTCTCGTTCAATttctcccttctccttctctccgaCAAAACACTGGTTGTGCGTGGCTGTCCTTTCTTCAATAGATTCCCCGGTAAACCATTTTGTTCTTGGCAATTTAGAATGCTGCCATTGAGTAACCATTCTCCATCAATTATAATCTTCTTCAGCAGCTTTTGTGGTGTGCCATTGAATGGTTTTGCGCTGCTCAAACCTCTACTCCAGACGATAAAACTTGATTTGTGAGAGACCTTTGAGAAGCATGGCATTGATTTTACCTGTTTCGACAACAATAACAAACATCCATCAGCATTTTGCTTGCTGTCATTGAGTTGTTAAGGAGGCTACATGTTTTTACCTGTTTAGAGTTGCATAGAATCCTAGTAAGAGTCCTCACATAGTGTATGTCGTTGCCAACTTGGACCTTATTGGTCGAAGAAAGAAGCTGTTGAGCATCAACAATGGACAATGATTCTTGCTCATTTGAGTTTAGAGAACCATGAAGGCAATTTAGCCCATTCAGTTCGAGCAGATCCTCGAGCTGTTGAGTTCGAAAGCACTCATTCGAGCCATCACCGGGAGAACTGATATTCAGTTCTTCACAGATATCAAAATGCAGTTTCTCAGCCTCATCCTTTGTAGTGGCATACGACTGAAGAGCAAAAGGAAAATGCACCGGATGAATCTCCAGTGGATTTGAGCTTTCTATGACCAAATTTTCATCCTCCAAAACCATAGAATTGTCTAAATCGTCACCGagattttgattttgaataaCTTGATCGGTAGCGGCCATTTCAGCCATTTCAGGAGTGGATATAGATTGTTCAGAGCAAACTGGAACCGGTAGCTCCCAAAAGACATTTGTGGTTTGCGTAGCAAAAGCTGGATCCTCCAAAACCTTTCAATAAGTTGTTTCATATCGAAGAAAGATACTCGCGTTAAATAAACCCGAATTGGAAAGGCAAACTTGAAGTATCAAACTAAAAATGAATCGAAACTCACCAATTCAGTTGTACCAAACTCCAGCACACCATCCATGAAAGGGATACACAACACAGTCTGAAAGAGGCAAACTTGTGAATGAAATATTTAGAAATCGAAGTTACAACGACTAGCTAAAAATTCTTGAGATTCTTCTAACAAGAAGATACTTTACATGGCTATTATGCATGGAAAGCTCAAGTTCAAGATGTGTAAGATGTCAAGTGTAGCAGTTACAAGTTTGATATCGAATCAGAGTCCTTTGTTACCTGTATAGATGCGCTCTGGATGGCGTCGAACGACAGACAGAGCaaagaaaacaggagcaacatATCAAAAGAGAAAGAGTAACCAAATGTTAGCCTTACAAGTAATGTAATCATGCAACTGACTAAATTAGAACTTTAAAGAACATGTTCAGTGAGTGGTGTATGTTTTCCACCATTGCAAGTAGAGAGCGCGAAAAAATCTTGCAATCGGCAAACTGAGCATGGTTCAACCACACATACTGATCGTTCGCAAA
Coding sequences within it:
- the LOC122016048 gene encoding transcription factor EGL1-like, with amino-acid sequence MCRAMDTDAQIHEEDSREQHLRKQLAAAVRKIGWSYAIYWSISSHQPGVLAWTDGFYNGEIKTRKTTQPTELNSDHIGLQRSEELRELYESLSAGDSNLHNRRPCASLSPEDLTDTEWYYLVCMSFTFTIGQGLPGKAFANDQYVWLNHAQFADCKIFSRSLLAMSASIQTVLCIPFMDGVLEFGTTELVLEDPAFATQTTNVFWELPVPVCSEQSISTPEMAEMAATDQVIQNQNLGDDLDNSMVLEDENLVIESSNPLEIHPVHFPFALQSYATTKDEAEKLHFDICEELNISSPGDGSNECFRTQQLEDLLELNGLNCLHGSLNSNEQESLSIVDAQQLLSSTNKVQVGNDIHYVRTLTRILCNSKQVKSMPCFSKVSHKSSFIVWSRGLSSAKPFNGTPQKLLKKIIIDGEWLLNGSILNCQEQNGLPGNLLKKGQPRTTSVLSERRRREKLNEKFVLLQSLVPSISKVDKASILGDTIDYLKDLEKRVQELESCRKSSEDLDTEDRSKHPDDVAERTSDNYGNKEITIVGRKRSAHKRKADLLEAEGEHHWVLSKEGPIDVNVTFNKKEVAVVMHCPWRECLLLEIVESIGNFHLDPVSMQSSIVEGALALTIKCKLRSTSEASPGMIKRALQRVIGKCL